A region of Jannaschia sp. W003 DNA encodes the following proteins:
- a CDS encoding DUF4112 domain-containing protein, which translates to MTPAHSNARPSAGDRVPHEVHPDRSDLPGARLAKLERLANNLDSRYRVPGTSIRFGWDSILGLLPGVGDVAALGPAAYIWLEAHRLGVPGRVKARMALNTGLDWAVGSVPLVGDLLDVGIKANRRNVALLRAHLERTGAVPAGGDKPADLFDPSA; encoded by the coding sequence ATGACCCCCGCCCATTCCAACGCCCGGCCCTCGGCCGGCGACCGCGTGCCCCACGAGGTGCATCCCGACCGCTCCGACCTGCCGGGCGCGCGGCTGGCCAAGCTGGAGCGGCTCGCGAACAACCTCGACAGCCGGTACCGGGTGCCGGGCACCTCGATCCGGTTCGGGTGGGACTCGATCCTCGGCCTGCTGCCGGGGGTGGGCGACGTGGCCGCCCTCGGGCCGGCGGCCTACATCTGGCTGGAGGCGCACCGGCTGGGCGTGCCGGGGCGGGTGAAGGCGCGCATGGCGCTGAACACCGGGCTCGACTGGGCGGTGGGCTCGGTGCCGCTGGTCGGCGACCTGCTCGACGTCGGGATCAAGGCGAACCGGCGCAACGTCGCGCTGCTGCGCGCGCACCTGGAGCGGACCGGCGCGGTGCCCGCGGGCGGCGACAAGCCCGCCGACCTGTTCGACCCCTCGGCCTGA
- a CDS encoding endonuclease/exonuclease/phosphatase family protein, translated as MLRKVLAGLAAVLALAALAVTLLPLSHSAAWWVRMWDFPRYHIALAALVALLLSLLLPRGARGVSVLAMLGVLGWQGWWIWPHTPLGAEEVALVEGQGVRAVSLNLLQENRDHGAVLDYLERHDPDLVLLMETDAVWAEALEPFLARYPHRAERIADDYYGMILATRLPADRIEMAYLSDDVTPAGVAELSHEGRPFTFVGLHPRPPVPDTDTDERDEQIAKAALLARRDGVPTVAMGDFNDVSWSRTGQRFRELGGYHDPRAGRGILASFSAESRMMRFPIDHGLVTDGIALHGFRIGPEVGSDHFPVEMRFSVGRGN; from the coding sequence ATGCTCCGCAAGGTCCTCGCCGGGCTGGCCGCCGTGCTGGCCCTCGCCGCGCTCGCGGTCACGCTGCTGCCGCTGTCGCACTCCGCGGCGTGGTGGGTGCGGATGTGGGATTTTCCGCGTTATCACATCGCGCTCGCCGCCCTCGTGGCGCTGCTCCTGAGCCTCCTCCTGCCGCGGGGCGCGCGGGGCGTGTCGGTGCTGGCGATGCTGGGGGTGCTGGGCTGGCAGGGCTGGTGGATCTGGCCGCACACGCCGCTGGGCGCCGAGGAGGTGGCACTGGTGGAGGGGCAGGGGGTGCGGGCGGTCTCCCTCAATCTCCTGCAGGAGAACCGCGACCACGGCGCGGTGCTCGACTACCTGGAGCGCCACGACCCCGACCTCGTGCTCCTGATGGAGACCGACGCGGTGTGGGCCGAGGCGCTGGAGCCGTTCCTCGCGCGCTATCCCCACCGCGCGGAGCGGATCGCGGACGACTACTACGGCATGATCCTCGCCACGCGCCTGCCGGCGGACCGGATCGAGATGGCGTATCTGTCGGACGACGTGACCCCCGCCGGCGTGGCCGAGCTGAGCCACGAGGGGCGGCCCTTCACCTTCGTCGGCCTCCACCCGCGCCCACCGGTGCCCGACACCGACACCGATGAGCGCGACGAGCAGATAGCCAAGGCGGCGCTGCTCGCGCGGCGCGACGGGGTGCCCACGGTGGCGATGGGCGACTTCAACGACGTGTCCTGGTCGCGCACCGGCCAGCGGTTCCGCGAGCTGGGCGGCTACCACGACCCGCGCGCGGGGCGCGGCATCCTGGCCTCGTTCAGCGCCGAGAGCCGCATGATGCGCTTTCCGATCGACCACGGGCTGGTGACCGACGGCATCGCGCTGCACGGCTTCCGGATCGGCCCGGAGGTGGGGTCGGACCACTTCCCCGTCGAAATGCGCTTTTCGGTCGGGCGGGGGAACTGA